In the genome of Opitutia bacterium KCR 482, one region contains:
- a CDS encoding efflux RND transporter periplasmic adaptor subunit, with the protein MKKLLFAAAVLAAAGAGVYFGFFGSSEAAVQFKTATAQTRDVVKTIDATGTVEPEDLVDVAARVSGEIIAFGKDKDGKEVDYGSEIREGDVIALIDDQIQQSNYLSANAKLEAAKAAQTQANANLVVAQTNLRQAERDWKRAERLGASEALSQASYDSYLAAWEKATAEIDVAKAKILQANADVVQAEANMKEAKRNLEYCVIKAPVNGVVIDRKVNVGQTVVSNMSASSLFSIAKDLRRMEVWASVNEADIGGIHKGQPVSFTVDAFPSEKFAGTVGKIRLNATMSQNVVTYVVEVLTDNSDLKLLPYLSANLSFETARKNGALAVPNAALRFSPDAKYIADGEAAPENSRCVWVLAGENKVRPVKVKTLINDGAWTAVEASEIKAGDVLITGVETAAAKSAVSTPFMPKMPQRKKGNAPAKK; encoded by the coding sequence ATGAAAAAATTATTATTTGCAGCCGCAGTGCTCGCAGCCGCGGGCGCGGGCGTATATTTCGGATTTTTCGGGTCGTCGGAAGCCGCCGTACAATTCAAAACGGCAACAGCGCAGACGCGCGACGTCGTAAAGACAATAGACGCAACGGGCACTGTCGAACCCGAAGATCTGGTTGACGTAGCCGCCCGCGTTTCGGGCGAAATCATCGCGTTCGGAAAGGACAAGGACGGCAAGGAGGTCGATTACGGCTCGGAAATCCGCGAGGGCGACGTCATCGCGCTTATCGACGACCAAATCCAGCAGTCGAACTACCTCAGCGCGAACGCGAAGCTCGAAGCCGCAAAGGCGGCGCAGACGCAGGCGAACGCAAACCTCGTCGTGGCGCAAACCAACCTGCGTCAGGCTGAGCGCGACTGGAAACGCGCCGAGCGTCTGGGAGCGTCGGAAGCGCTCTCGCAGGCGTCGTACGACTCCTACCTTGCCGCGTGGGAAAAGGCGACCGCCGAAATCGACGTGGCAAAGGCAAAAATTTTGCAGGCAAACGCGGACGTCGTGCAGGCTGAGGCGAACATGAAAGAGGCAAAGCGCAACCTCGAATACTGCGTCATCAAAGCTCCCGTCAACGGCGTCGTCATCGACCGCAAGGTGAACGTGGGGCAGACGGTTGTTTCGAACATGAGCGCAAGCAGCCTGTTTTCCATCGCAAAAGACCTGCGCCGCATGGAGGTCTGGGCTTCGGTGAACGAAGCGGACATCGGCGGAATCCACAAGGGACAGCCCGTGTCGTTTACGGTTGACGCGTTCCCGTCGGAAAAATTCGCGGGCACAGTCGGGAAAATCCGCCTTAACGCCACGATGTCGCAAAACGTGGTGACGTACGTCGTGGAGGTTCTCACGGACAACTCCGACCTCAAACTTTTGCCCTATCTTTCGGCGAATCTGAGCTTCGAAACCGCCCGCAAAAACGGCGCGCTCGCCGTGCCGAACGCGGCTCTGCGCTTCTCGCCCGACGCAAAATACATAGCCGACGGCGAAGCCGCGCCCGAAAACTCGCGCTGCGTGTGGGTGCTTGCGGGCGAAAACAAAGTGCGCCCCGTGAAAGTCAAAACCCTTATCAACGATGGCGCGTGGACTGCGGTCGAAGCGTCGGAAATCAAGGCGGGCGACGTCCTCATAACGGGCGTCGAAACAGCCGCCGCAAAGTCCGCGGTGAGCACGCCGTTCATGCCGAAAATGCCGCAACGCAAAAAGGGCAACGCGCCCGCAAAAAAATGA
- a CDS encoding ABC transporter ATP-binding protein, with amino-acid sequence MSLISLKNIQKTYFMGDISLPVLKGITLNVERGEMVALTGVSGSGKSTLMNILGCLDRPTGGEYWLDGREISKLDNDGRADVRNKKIGFVFQNFNLLARTTALENVIMPLGYTAAHLSEKKMLEMGKAMLERVGLADRMDHEPSRLSGGQQQRVAIARALVNKPQIVFADEPTGNLDTKMSEEILRIFNEINEKDGVTIVLVTHEMDVAQSAKRIIKLKDGEISSDTVLRK; translated from the coding sequence ATGAGCCTGATTTCGCTTAAAAACATTCAAAAAACCTACTTCATGGGCGACATCTCGCTGCCCGTCTTGAAGGGCATTACCCTGAATGTGGAGCGCGGCGAAATGGTCGCGCTCACGGGGGTTTCGGGTTCGGGCAAAAGCACGCTGATGAACATTCTGGGCTGTCTCGACAGACCCACGGGCGGCGAGTACTGGCTCGACGGCAGGGAGATTTCCAAGCTCGACAACGACGGACGCGCGGACGTCAGAAACAAGAAAATCGGCTTCGTCTTCCAGAATTTCAACCTGCTCGCAAGGACGACCGCCCTCGAAAACGTCATAATGCCGCTCGGCTACACCGCGGCGCATTTGTCGGAAAAGAAGATGCTCGAAATGGGCAAGGCAATGCTCGAACGCGTCGGGCTTGCCGACCGCATGGATCACGAGCCGTCGCGGCTTTCGGGCGGACAGCAGCAGCGCGTGGCAATCGCCCGCGCGCTCGTCAACAAGCCGCAAATCGTCTTCGCCGACGAGCCGACGGGCAACCTCGACACGAAAATGAGCGAAGAAATCCTGCGGATTTTCAACGAAATCAACGAAAAGGACGGCGTGACAATCGTTCTTGTAACCCACGAAATGGACGTCGCGCAAAGCGCGAAACGCATTATCAAACTCAAAGACGGGGAAATTTCCTCCGACACCGTATTGCGAAAATGA
- a CDS encoding ABC transporter permease — MRRLRVLKWALKAICRNPTRTFLTTLGIVIGIAAVIALMEIGNGARETLAKNIANMGVNTIRVWPGTITRSGVSSGSSGRANITLTDVAAIKKGCPSVVSVSPVVNVRGQIIYGGKNWSPFSIIGVNADYLKIANWYIEDGEPIDPVHVARGSKVCLVGSTIVRELFGGENPVGKDLRIQNVVFKIIGVLKTKGANMMGFDQDDTVIAPWTTVKMRLRGAGSTSLSSTSTTSSTSSASSTSDFYVGSLDLYPSSSSSNRPPVRFANVDSLILSAPSQAEVPRAVEEITAVMRETHRLAPENDDDFRIRTMAEFSEFFTSQTETITNLLLCVAFVSLLVGGIGIMNIMLVSVTERTREIGLRMAVGARGGDILKQFLVESIVICMLGGLLGIALGHGLSVAMSVLMHWPSSVSYGAIVLAVGVSALVGVVFGYYPAWKAARLDPIEALRYE, encoded by the coding sequence ATGAGAAGACTGCGCGTATTGAAATGGGCGTTGAAGGCAATCTGCCGCAACCCCACCCGGACTTTCCTGACGACGCTCGGCATTGTCATCGGCATTGCCGCGGTTATCGCGCTGATGGAAATAGGCAACGGCGCGCGCGAGACGCTGGCGAAAAACATCGCCAACATGGGCGTGAACACAATCCGCGTCTGGCCCGGGACTATCACAAGAAGCGGCGTAAGCTCGGGGTCGAGCGGCAGGGCGAACATCACGCTCACCGACGTCGCCGCAATCAAAAAGGGCTGTCCGTCGGTCGTGTCTGTTTCGCCCGTGGTGAACGTGCGCGGGCAGATTATCTACGGCGGAAAAAATTGGAGCCCGTTCAGCATTATAGGCGTCAACGCCGACTACCTGAAAATCGCGAACTGGTACATAGAGGACGGCGAGCCGATAGACCCCGTGCACGTCGCGCGCGGCTCGAAGGTCTGCCTCGTGGGTTCTACGATTGTTCGCGAGCTTTTCGGCGGCGAAAATCCCGTCGGCAAGGATTTGCGCATTCAGAATGTCGTCTTCAAAATCATCGGCGTGCTCAAAACGAAGGGCGCAAACATGATGGGCTTCGACCAGGACGACACGGTAATCGCGCCGTGGACTACCGTGAAAATGCGCCTGCGCGGCGCGGGAAGCACTTCGCTTAGCTCGACTTCGACGACAAGCTCGACAAGCAGCGCGTCGAGCACGTCCGACTTCTACGTCGGAAGCCTCGACCTCTACCCGTCGTCGTCAAGCTCGAACCGCCCGCCCGTGCGCTTCGCAAACGTGGACTCTCTTATTCTCTCCGCGCCGAGTCAGGCGGAAGTGCCCCGTGCGGTGGAGGAAATCACCGCCGTCATGCGCGAAACCCACAGGCTTGCGCCCGAAAACGACGACGATTTCAGAATCCGCACCATGGCGGAATTCTCCGAATTTTTCACGTCGCAGACCGAGACTATTACGAATTTGCTCCTGTGCGTGGCGTTCGTTTCGCTGCTTGTAGGCGGCATAGGAATCATGAACATAATGCTCGTTTCTGTAACGGAGCGCACGCGCGAAATCGGGCTGCGCATGGCGGTCGGCGCGCGGGGCGGCGACATTCTCAAACAGTTTTTGGTGGAATCAATCGTGATTTGCATGCTCGGCGGGCTGTTGGGAATCGCGCTCGGGCACGGGCTGTCGGTTGCGATGTCGGTTCTTATGCACTGGCCGTCGTCTGTTTCGTACGGCGCGATAGTTTTGGCGGTGGGCGTTTCGGCTCTCGTGGGCGTGGTTTTCGGATACTACCCCGCGTGGAAGGCGGCGCGGCTCGACCCAATTGAGGCTCTTAGATATGAATAG